From the genome of Acidaminococcus sp.:
TGGACTCTGCTGCAAGACAGTCTCAGATACGCGAAAGGCGGGCGCGGGGCCCAGAAGATGTACACAAATAGTACCTCGATGGGTCACGCGCCCACCTGACAAAGTAGATGAGGCAGGGAGCCAATGATTCAATGAACGGCTTCAGATACATGCGGATGTGCCAGCTACGCAAGAAGACAATCCGGAGGGTTACCGGGTGTAACTCGAGGAATTGTCGACACAGCGTAACTGGCACAGACACATGTAGATGAAGTTGCGAATGAATCACTGGTTCCCTAATTCTGCGGAGGACAACGGAAACCTCCATAGAAAAAGCTCTGCCTCATGATGCGCGCGAGGCAAGCCGAGCGCCAGCATAAGGCAGGTGCCTTTAAATATCACCTTTTCTTTTTTAACAAATCCAACAAAGCTCTGGTATTTAGCTTCCCCACCCCATTCAGCGGGAACTCCTTCATCCTTACAAAGTATTTCGGCAGCTCTGACGGCAGAAGACTGCGGCGCAGGGCCGTCCGCAGCGCCGCATCCGAGGCATCCCGGTTCAGGATGACAAAGGCGGCCATGTCCTGTCCCCGCCTCTCATCGCGGATAGCAAGGACAATAGCATCGGAGACGATATCAAGCTGCAGGAGGGCTTCTTCCACCTTGGTGCAGCTGATGGTAAGTCCGCCTTTATTGATAATCTGTCCGCGCCTGCCTTCAAAAATCAGATATCCGTCTTCATCCCAGTAGCCCGTATCGCCCAGCGTACACGGCTGGGAAAGGCCCTTTACATGATAAGGCGTGTCGATATAGATCAGACCGTCCTTCACGGATACTTTCACACCTTTGCAGGGTTTGCCCACGCTCATCGGATGGGCAAGCAGTTCATCATAGGTAAGGCTTGTGATGTAGTCCAGCTCGCTGGCCCCGTAGTAAAGATAGATTTCACTGCGAGGGAAACAGTGCTTCAGTGCCTTTGTCGTTGCGGAATCAAGCAGCTGCGACCCTGCCATCACGGTTTTCACTTTAGGAAAAATGGCATTCACAGACCGCAGGAAAAGCTTTAATTTAACGGGTACGAGGTAGACAAAGTTGACGGCGTACTTTTCCATAGCTTTGGCCCAGCGGCGCGGATGCAGCCCTTCGGCCACGACCATAGTCGCTCCGGAATACAGAAGGCAGGCCCAGACATTGAGATTGCCCGTAAAGCTCATGCTGCCTTCCACAAAAGCGACCGTATTCCGGTCCGATTGAAAAAGCCGGTTCTGCTCCGGGAAAAAGTCGGCCCAGCTGGCATAGGTCCGGTACATGAGTTTTGGCATGCCTGTAGTGCCGGAGCTCAGCACGCCCATACAGACGTCCGTGAGATCCGTGTTTTCTTCGGCACCCGGACGCACTTTCCCCGTGTCAATCCAGCGGATATGACGGGCTTTGGCAAGGTTCTCCGCCATTTCATCCGTCATATCGGGGTGCCCGAGCACAGGAACAAGTCCTGCCCGTTCAGCTCCCAAAAATGCCGTAATCTGGTCGAGCGGACGCCGGCGGATAATGAGCAAAGTGCCTTGACGCACTTCAGCGTTTCTGAGGGTGTCCGCATAATGATCAGCCAGGTGATTTACTTCCCGATAGGTATAACATTTATCTTCTGTAATGAAGCACGGTTTGTCCGGAACCTCCCGAGCCCACCGTGCCGTAAGCTGCGCATAATCCAATGTAGATTCTCCCCTTAATCGTAAACGGCATCGTATGAGCGGTACCGCACCATTATCACATAACGACAGGCCTTCTGCTTTCACGTGCGGACGGCCATTTGCTGCCAGTCATTCTACATTCTTTAAAATCATTCCGCTGCCGGTGCCGCCGGCACCGGCGATGGCACACAATCCGTAATGACCGTGCTGCGCTTTCAGCGCCGCAATGGCGTGCAGCACCAGGACAGCACCGCTCGCCCCGTAGGGATGCCCGTAAGCAAGCGCTCCGCCAAGCGGCAGGTAGGCCTCCCGGCATTCCGGGTGCTGCCGCAGGAACAAGGCATCAATGACCGCAAAAGCTTCGTTATATTCAATCGTATCCATGTCCGCATAAGTAAAGCCGCTTCGCTTCATGAGGGCATCCCCGACCCGCAGCGCGCCCAAAGGACTAAAGCGCGGATCGCCCGCGGCATCGCAGACATGGGTAATCTCCGCCCAGGGCTTTTTCAAATACCCTTCGCGCCGCCAGCTTGCCAGGAGGCGCCCGGAAACGAGGATGACAAAAGCAGCTCCGTCATGGGTAAGGCAGGAAGTCGCTGCCGTAAGTTTCGGGGTTATTTCGCTGAGAGGCTCTTTGCCCTGCTCCCTGCGGAGCGGGTTGACCAGAGCCAGTGTCTCTTTTTGGTTAAAAAGTGCGGGCATACGGTGTGCCAGTGCCGGATTCATGCGGCGCCGGATGCCCTCATCCCGGGAGCTGCCGAAAAGACTCACCACATAGGGAGCGACCACGTCTGCCGACTGGGCAGCCTTCTGATGGCTCCGCACGGCCCACGCATCCATTTCTTCCCGGGACACGTCGTACCACTGGGACGTTCTTTCCGCACCCTCCAGCATCGCCCGCGGACTGTTTGTATCCGGAGAAAACTGGGCCACCATATAGCCTTTCTCGCTGTACCGCGGGTCCTGCGGCTGATAAATCCGCCGCGGCTGCATGGAAGTGGATTCCACACCGCCGCATAAAAGCAGGTCAGCCTGGCTGCTGCGAATTTTAGCCCAGCCGATGGCAATGGATTCCGCCGCCGAAGCGCACTGCATATCTACGGTAAAAGCCGGCACAGAAGCATCGACCCCGGCGGATAAAGCGGCGAGCCTGACGACATTGCCGCCGGGCCCAACCGCGTTGCCGCCGATGATTTCTTCAGGATTTCCGGCTTCCGGCCAGGTTTTAAAAATCGCCCGGAAAAGAGCTGCTGTGAGCTCTTCCGGACGAATATCTTTAAATACACCATGGGTCAGTCCCAGGTGGCTTCTCAGGCCGCCGAGGACGTAGACCTTATTATTTTCCTGATCGATCATTTTCCAATTCCATAACGATACAGACGGGAAGCCAGCATCGCTGCGACAACGACTTTCAGCACATCCCCGATGATGAACGGGAAGACAGCCGAGACCAGCGTAGCCCATACTCCGATGTGGTTCACGGCGTACATGCTGATGCAGCCGCAGATATAAATGATGGGCATGCCGATGCAGATACCGGTCGTCACCAGTTTC
Proteins encoded in this window:
- a CDS encoding acetyl-CoA C-acyltransferase, with product MIDQENNKVYVLGGLRSHLGLTHGVFKDIRPEELTAALFRAIFKTWPEAGNPEEIIGGNAVGPGGNVVRLAALSAGVDASVPAFTVDMQCASAAESIAIGWAKIRSSQADLLLCGGVESTSMQPRRIYQPQDPRYSEKGYMVAQFSPDTNSPRAMLEGAERTSQWYDVSREEMDAWAVRSHQKAAQSADVVAPYVVSLFGSSRDEGIRRRMNPALAHRMPALFNQKETLALVNPLRREQGKEPLSEITPKLTAATSCLTHDGAAFVILVSGRLLASWRREGYLKKPWAEITHVCDAAGDPRFSPLGALRVGDALMKRSGFTYADMDTIEYNEAFAVIDALFLRQHPECREAYLPLGGALAYGHPYGASGAVLVLHAIAALKAQHGHYGLCAIAGAGGTGSGMILKNVE
- a CDS encoding AMP-binding protein gives rise to the protein MDYAQLTARWAREVPDKPCFITEDKCYTYREVNHLADHYADTLRNAEVRQGTLLIIRRRPLDQITAFLGAERAGLVPVLGHPDMTDEMAENLAKARHIRWIDTGKVRPGAEENTDLTDVCMGVLSSGTTGMPKLMYRTYASWADFFPEQNRLFQSDRNTVAFVEGSMSFTGNLNVWACLLYSGATMVVAEGLHPRRWAKAMEKYAVNFVYLVPVKLKLFLRSVNAIFPKVKTVMAGSQLLDSATTKALKHCFPRSEIYLYYGASELDYITSLTYDELLAHPMSVGKPCKGVKVSVKDGLIYIDTPYHVKGLSQPCTLGDTGYWDEDGYLIFEGRRGQIINKGGLTISCTKVEEALLQLDIVSDAIVLAIRDERRGQDMAAFVILNRDASDAALRTALRRSLLPSELPKYFVRMKEFPLNGVGKLNTRALLDLLKKKR